In Chelonia mydas isolate rCheMyd1 chromosome 20, rCheMyd1.pri.v2, whole genome shotgun sequence, a single genomic region encodes these proteins:
- the LOC122463413 gene encoding protein maestro-like, which yields MSDPMLREKKFLKPVLHILEERSHDRISIVRQMAVRGLGNLVYGAPEKVKKHKKFLMVILIRALSDPFSSEVIGKSMKAVAKVLKELKEKDIGSSFRDLTQQIRTYFDNEDDALHLLAFVLFGILARLTKRKWKGYFTDQVRQSWVTLLLHLQDPNPKVSMECRATFHLCVPFLGLKRLQTAVNEHLDGTAELKPEELQVDICSHLAKENAKVLENLHKSPSCTSVAAGKRSGQLQPS from the exons ATGAGTGATCCCATGCTCAGGGAGAAGAAGTTCCTTAAGCCTGTCTTACACATTTTGGAAGAAAGGTCACATGATAGGATCAGCATTGTCCGTCAGATGGCTGTAAGAGGCCTGGGAAATTTAGTCTATGGGGCGCCTGAGAAG gtgaaaaagcacaagaagttTCTTATGGTCATATTGATCAGGGCCTTAAGTGACCCTTTCAGTTCTGAAGTCATTGGCAAGAGCATGAAAGCAGTGGCCAAAGTCCTGAAGGAGCTGAAAGAGAAGGACATAGGTTCTTCCTTCAGAGACCTCACCCAACAGATCCGGACCTACTTTGACAAC GAGGATGATGCTCTTCATTTATTGGCCTTTGTCCTATTTGGCATCCTGGCCCGcctgacaaaaagaaaatggaagggCTATTTCACCGACCAGGTTAGACAGAGCTGGGTCACACTTCTGCTGCACCTGCAAGACCCGAACCCCAAGGTTTCAATG gaATGCAGAGCTACGTTTCACCTCTGTGTCCCGTTTTTGGGACTGAAGAGGCTCCAAACTGCCGTGAATGAACACCTTGATGGCACAGCCGAGCTGAAGCCTGAAGAGCTCCAGGTGGACATTTGCAGTCACCTT GCCAAAGAGAATGCCAAGGTGCTGGAGAACTTGCACAAATCACCATCATGTACTTCTGTAGCAGCTGGGAAGAGATCCGGGCAGTTGCAGCCAAGTTAG